The following are from one region of the Rhipicephalus microplus isolate Deutch F79 chromosome 1, USDA_Rmic, whole genome shotgun sequence genome:
- the LOC119159361 gene encoding uncharacterized protein LOC119159361, with protein MASSSEPVGKPTPEERKKQVTAWLREILEQDPEKILEELLEEDLEDNIDVLFKLMKHQVAAEKQAQEQIKVLKERAKFFKENAEKLEAGLRAGKIAPGQLPQQAREILKSHARAAVLLGVEDSRPESFKKKFEELFRQREELKARLSQEQALSKDLEQLRKRVDQHLMDATVGDKHMTAAEEEYRFKKWQKFVSKYNLAVRKAEVNRSKRQKLEELAQTLSLVKKLHRLELREKELDSKLPAADLPLDKNALGKLVEQKRAEVRKSEAALTDELIRQRNLPLPEH; from the exons ATGGCCAGCAGTTCAGAACCAGTTGGTAAACCCACACCAGAGGAGCGAAAGAAACAG GTGACAGCCTGGCTTCGCGAAATACTCGAACAAGACCCGGAAAAAATACTCGAAGAATTGCTCGAAGAAGACCTGGAAGATAATATCGATGTCTTGTTCAAGTTGATGAAACACCAAGTCGCTGCAGAAAAACAGGCACAGGAACAAATCAAGGTTCTGAAAGAACGAGCCAAGTTCTtcaaggaaaatg CTGAAAAACTCGAAGCAGGTCTTCGAGCTGGGAAAATTGCGCCAGGACAACTACCTCAACAAGCACGTGAGATTCTTAAGTCACACGCACGTGCAGCAGTTCTTCTGGGAGTTGAAGACTCGCGACCGGAAAG ctttaaaaaaaagtttgaagAGCTTTTCCGACAACGTGAAGAACTGAAGGCCAGGCTGTCACAGGAGCAAGCCCTATCCAAAGACCTGGAACAGCTTCGGAAGAGAGTGGACCAGCACTT gatggatgcAACCGTCGGGGACAAGCATATGACAGCTGCTGAAGAAGAATACAGGTTCAAGAAGTGGCAAAAGTTTGTGAGCAAGTACAATCTTGCAGTACGGAAGGCGGAG GTAAACCGAAGCAAGAGACAGAAATTGGAGGAGTTAGCTCAAACTCTTTCACTTGTCAAG AAACTCCACCGCCTTGAGCTACGGGAGAAAGAACTGGACAGCAAGCTGCCCGCCGCTGACCTGCCACTT gATAAGAATGCCCTCGGGAAGCTTGTCGAGCAAAAGAGAGCAGAGGTTCGAAAGTCTGAGGCGGCCCTGACGGACGAATTGATCAGACAAAGAAAT CTACCATTACCAGAACATTAG
- the LOC142770125 gene encoding RNA/RNP complex-1-interacting phosphatase-like has product MRRRRRSLRTCMGMAPYKNAVPDRWPDYTDHGDVVPGTRFVAFKAPLRVAICSALPDNKRFTPERLLEKVQSLGLVIDRKNNDRYYDPQSIVSRGVAHAKIVCPGARVPSTKIVKSFSDIVGTFVGRPENDGKLVGVHCTHGVNGTGYVVCRYMVDKLGIAPAQAIKDFQKARGHNFDRQEYVSDLRGRVQQSAT; this is encoded by the coding sequence atgaggagaagaagaagaagcttgcGTACTTGCATGGGCATGGCGCCTTACAAGAATGCCGTTCCAGACCGGTGGCCCGACTACACCGACCATGGCGATGTGGTTCCCGGCACGCGATTCGTAGCCTTCAAGGCTCCGCTTCGCGTCGCCATATGCTCGGCGCTTCCAGACAACAAGCGGTTCACGCCAGAACGCCTGCTCGAGAAGGTACAGAGCCTGGGCCTGGTCATCGACCGGAAAAACAACGATCGCTACTACGACCCTCAGAGCATCGTCTCACGCGGCGTCGCCCACGCCAAAATCGTGTGCCCCGGCGCTCGCGTTCCCAGCACGAAAATCGTGAAGTCCTTCTCCGACATCGTCGGCACATTCGTCGGGCGACCAGAGAACGACGGCAAGCTCGTGGGGGTTCACTGCACGCACGGAGTTAACGGGACCGGATACGTGGTGTGCAGGTATATGGTCGACAAGCTTGGCATAGCGCCGGCACAGGCAATTAAAGACTTCCAGAAAGCCCGGGGCCACAATTTCGATAGGCAGGAGTACGTCAGCGACCTGCGAGGGAGAGTTCAGCAGTCGGCTACGTAG